A section of the Desulfobacteraceae bacterium genome encodes:
- a CDS encoding ATP synthase subunit I — MVANIQQRLLKFVTRSNWILLLAAGTIGLMVAPRDFALGIIAGGLIVTVNFHLLHRTLKRALTPPHLVSHNVVLVKYYLRFFVSGLIIFFLIAKHVVNPLGLFVGLSIVVCSILLATACEVKKLILKEAT; from the coding sequence TTGGTCGCAAACATCCAACAGCGGCTGCTCAAATTCGTGACCCGCAGCAACTGGATCCTGCTGCTGGCCGCCGGTACCATCGGGCTGATGGTCGCACCGCGGGATTTCGCGCTGGGGATCATCGCCGGGGGGCTGATCGTGACGGTCAATTTTCATCTCCTGCACCGAACCCTGAAGCGCGCCCTGACACCCCCGCATCTGGTCTCACACAACGTGGTGCTGGTGAAATACTACCTGCGCTTTTTTGTGAGCGGGCTGATCATTTTTTTCCTGATCGCCAAGCACGTCGTCAATCCGCTGGGTCTTTTCGTCGGGCTCTCCATCGTTGTTTGCAGCATCCTGCTGGCAACCGCGTGCGAGGTAAAAAAACTTATTCTCAAGGAGGCAACGTAA
- a CDS encoding AtpZ/AtpI family protein yields MIRELAYYSSLGLQVSLSIFLGLFAGILLDRFFDTHPWLMLVFLMLGIAAGFRNIGLAIKKSRNL; encoded by the coding sequence ATGATCCGGGAGCTCGCCTACTATTCGAGCTTGGGGCTCCAGGTTTCGCTTTCCATCTTTCTGGGCCTTTTCGCCGGAATTTTGCTGGATCGCTTTTTCGACACCCATCCCTGGCTGATGCTGGTTTTCCTGATGCTCGGGATCGCGGCGGGCTTTCGTAACATCGGGCTGGCCATCAAAAAATCGAGAAACCTCTGA